Proteins from a single region of Pseudomonas sp. 10S4:
- the ddlA gene encoding D-alanine--D-alanine ligase, with the protein MSTLRVGIIFGGRSAEHEVSLQSAKNIVDALDRSRFEPVLIGIDKQGHWHLNDPSNFLLNQENPALIALNQSNRELAVVPGKASQQLVETSSQELLGHVDVIFPIVHGTLGEDGCLQGLLRMADLPFVGSDVLGSAVCMDKDISKRLLRDAGIAVTPFVTLNRATAARTGFAEVHGKLGLPLFVKPANQGSSVGVSKVSNEAEYTAAVELALGFDEKVLIESAVSGREIECAVLGNDQPIASGCGEIVVRSGFYSYDSKYIDDQAAEVVVPAHISVEASERIRALAVEAFQVLGCSGLARVDVFLTDSGEVLINEINSLPGFTSISMYPKLWQATGMSYSELVSRLIDLALEKHQARQSLKISR; encoded by the coding sequence ATGAGCACGCTGCGGGTAGGGATTATTTTCGGGGGCCGTTCGGCAGAGCATGAAGTGTCGCTGCAATCGGCGAAAAACATTGTCGATGCACTGGACCGTTCGCGCTTCGAACCGGTGCTGATCGGTATCGACAAACAAGGCCATTGGCACCTCAACGACCCGTCCAACTTCCTGCTCAACCAGGAAAATCCGGCCCTGATCGCTCTCAACCAATCCAATCGAGAACTGGCGGTGGTGCCGGGCAAGGCCAGTCAGCAATTGGTTGAAACGTCGAGCCAGGAGCTGCTGGGCCATGTGGATGTAATTTTCCCGATTGTCCACGGCACCCTCGGCGAAGACGGCTGCCTGCAAGGCTTGCTGCGCATGGCAGATTTGCCGTTTGTTGGCTCCGATGTGCTGGGTTCTGCGGTGTGCATGGACAAGGACATCAGCAAGCGCCTGCTGCGTGACGCCGGGATTGCGGTCACACCGTTCGTGACGTTGAACCGTGCCACCGCCGCGCGTACCGGGTTCGCCGAGGTGCACGGCAAACTCGGCCTGCCGCTGTTCGTCAAACCGGCGAATCAGGGTTCTTCGGTGGGCGTGAGCAAAGTGAGCAACGAAGCCGAATACACAGCAGCCGTTGAATTAGCGTTGGGCTTCGACGAAAAAGTGCTGATCGAATCCGCCGTCAGCGGTCGTGAGATCGAATGCGCGGTGCTCGGTAACGACCAGCCGATCGCCAGTGGCTGTGGCGAGATCGTGGTGCGCAGCGGGTTCTATTCCTACGACAGCAAATACATCGACGACCAGGCCGCCGAAGTAGTGGTGCCGGCCCACATCAGTGTTGAAGCGAGCGAACGTATTCGCGCCCTGGCCGTCGAGGCATTCCAGGTGCTCGGCTGTTCCGGGTTGGCGCGGGTCGATGTGTTCCTGACCGACAGCGGCGAAGTATTGATCAACGAGATCAACTCGCTGCCAGGCTTCACCAGCATCAGCATGTACCCCAAACTGTGGCAGGCCACTGGCATGAGCTACAGCGAATTGGTCAGCCGCTTGATCGACCTGGCGCTGGAGAAACATCAGGCGCGGCAGTCATTGAAAATCAGCCGCTAG
- a CDS encoding GNAT family N-acetyltransferase, whose translation MSNFPSLETPRLRLREIVSADASALLAIHGNQQAMRWFGMDPITEIAQAQALVDTFAASRTLPNPGIRWGIQYKEHEELLGNCGLFKWNREWKSCSLGFALGQSAFGKGIMSEALQATLVWGLSRCSSIGSRPPSTLRTKRV comes from the coding sequence ATGAGCAACTTCCCGAGCCTCGAAACCCCGCGTCTGCGGCTACGCGAAATCGTAAGCGCCGATGCGTCGGCACTGCTGGCGATTCACGGTAATCAGCAGGCCATGCGCTGGTTTGGCATGGACCCCATTACCGAAATCGCCCAGGCCCAGGCATTAGTCGACACCTTCGCCGCCTCACGCACGCTACCGAACCCCGGTATTCGCTGGGGCATTCAGTACAAAGAGCACGAAGAGTTGCTCGGCAATTGCGGCCTGTTCAAATGGAACCGAGAGTGGAAAAGCTGCTCACTGGGTTTCGCGCTCGGGCAGTCGGCCTTCGGCAAAGGCATCATGTCCGAAGCGCTGCAAGCCACGCTGGTCTGGGGGTTGAGCAGATGCAGCTCAATCGGATCGAGGCCACCGTCCACCCTGAGAACCAAGCGTGTTTAA
- a CDS encoding MFS transporter, whose amino-acid sequence MNAPTDRRNGLSLDGLNFFLADVRDGLGPYLAIYLLAVHHWDPASIGLVMTLAGIAALLTQTPAGALIDRTRRKRGVIIVAALLVTVSCLVLPFITSFTWVALTQSLSAVAASVFAPAISAVSLGITGPRAFTRRTGRNETFNHAGNAVAALLAGGFAYLFGPVAVFYLMAVMALASVIAISFISPHAIDHDVARGFDPQGPAHGEQPSGLNVLLHNRPLLIFGICCGLFHLANAAMLPLVSQKLSLVNLQMATPLTSACIVAAQLVMVPVALLVGWKADVWGRKPLLLAGFLILPLRGVLYTLSDDPYWLVAVQLLDGVGAGIFGALFPVVIKDLTQGTGRFNVSLGALSTVFGLGAALSNGLAGLVVQQAGYSAAFLTLAAVAATALVLLVVAMPETLNRTPAATRPSPDKATALT is encoded by the coding sequence TTGAACGCACCTACCGATCGTCGCAATGGCCTCTCCCTGGACGGGCTCAACTTCTTTCTCGCCGATGTACGCGACGGGCTCGGGCCATACCTGGCGATTTATTTGCTGGCCGTGCATCACTGGGACCCGGCGAGTATCGGTCTGGTGATGACCCTCGCCGGGATCGCCGCGCTGCTGACCCAAACCCCGGCGGGTGCGCTGATCGACCGCACCCGGCGCAAGCGTGGGGTGATCATCGTGGCCGCGTTGTTGGTGACGGTGAGTTGCCTGGTGCTGCCGTTCATTACCTCGTTCACTTGGGTGGCCCTGACCCAGTCCTTGAGCGCCGTCGCGGCCTCGGTGTTCGCACCGGCCATTTCCGCTGTTTCGCTGGGCATTACCGGCCCTCGGGCCTTTACCCGCCGCACCGGGCGCAATGAAACCTTTAACCATGCGGGGAATGCTGTCGCGGCGCTGCTGGCTGGTGGTTTTGCCTATTTGTTCGGCCCGGTGGCGGTGTTTTACCTGATGGCCGTGATGGCGTTGGCCAGCGTGATCGCCATCAGCTTCATCTCACCCCACGCCATCGATCACGACGTAGCGCGAGGCTTCGACCCGCAAGGGCCGGCCCATGGCGAACAGCCCTCCGGACTGAATGTTTTGCTGCACAACCGGCCACTGCTGATATTCGGTATTTGCTGTGGGCTGTTTCACCTCGCGAACGCAGCAATGCTGCCGCTGGTGAGTCAGAAATTGTCCCTGGTGAATTTGCAGATGGCCACGCCACTGACATCTGCCTGCATCGTCGCCGCGCAATTGGTGATGGTGCCGGTGGCCTTGCTGGTGGGATGGAAGGCCGATGTGTGGGGACGCAAGCCGTTGCTGCTCGCCGGTTTCCTGATCCTGCCGTTGCGCGGGGTGCTTTATACCCTGTCGGACGATCCGTACTGGCTGGTGGCCGTGCAATTGCTGGACGGTGTCGGTGCCGGGATCTTCGGCGCATTGTTTCCGGTGGTGATCAAGGACCTGACCCAAGGCACCGGGCGCTTCAATGTAAGCCTGGGTGCGCTGTCGACGGTATTTGGCCTGGGCGCCGCACTGAGCAATGGACTAGCCGGACTGGTGGTTCAGCAAGCAGGCTACAGCGCGGCATTCCTGACCCTGGCGGCGGTGGCGGCGACAGCCCTTGTGTTGCTTGTCGTGGCCATGCCCGAGACGCTGAATCGGACACCCGCCGCCACCCGTCCATCGCCGGATAAAGCCACGGCACTGACCTGA
- a CDS encoding gamma-glutamylcyclotransferase family protein, whose amino-acid sequence MTASTVYLFSYGTLQDKAVQLANFGRELTGSADAMLGYEQSWVEITDPEVLATSGKTHHPILRPGSDNSAPIPGMVFQITPEELVAADSYEVSDYQRVSVVLESGIEAWVYVSV is encoded by the coding sequence ATGACGGCTTCAACTGTTTACCTGTTTTCCTACGGCACCTTGCAGGACAAAGCCGTGCAACTGGCCAACTTCGGCCGCGAACTGACCGGCAGCGCCGACGCGATGCTGGGGTATGAGCAATCCTGGGTGGAAATCACCGACCCCGAAGTGTTGGCCACCAGCGGCAAGACCCATCACCCGATTCTGCGCCCCGGTAGCGACAACAGCGCGCCGATTCCCGGGATGGTGTTTCAGATCACACCTGAAGAACTGGTGGCTGCTGATAGCTATGAAGTGTCTGACTACCAGCGCGTTAGTGTGGTGCTGGAGTCCGGGATTGAAGCATGGGTGTATGTGAGCGTGTAG
- a CDS encoding cupin domain-containing protein — protein MNTYKSLNFAQKIDLIDQHWSPRVIAEMNDYQFKVVKLLGDFIWHDHQDTDETFIVLEGQLRIDFRDGHVLISAGEMYVVPKGVEHKPSAEQQVKLLLIEPKGVLNTGSEGGERTAVNDLWI, from the coding sequence ATGAACACTTACAAAAGCCTGAATTTCGCACAGAAAATCGACCTGATCGACCAACACTGGTCACCCCGGGTTATCGCTGAAATGAACGACTACCAGTTCAAAGTAGTGAAGCTGCTGGGGGATTTCATTTGGCACGATCACCAGGATACCGACGAAACCTTCATCGTCCTTGAGGGGCAACTTCGCATCGACTTTCGCGACGGTCACGTGCTGATTTCGGCGGGGGAAATGTACGTCGTGCCCAAGGGAGTCGAGCACAAACCGTCGGCTGAACAGCAAGTGAAACTGCTGCTGATCGAACCCAAAGGCGTGTTGAACACCGGAAGCGAGGGAGGTGAACGTACGGCGGTGAATGATCTGTGGATTTGA
- a CDS encoding flavin reductase family protein produces MTVSHRRPVPLSKAYRLLNHGPTVLVSAAHDGQRNIMAAAWAMPLDFEPPKIAVVLDKSTWTRQLLEASGTFVVNVPCAAQADIVQTVGSTSGLELTQGQGQDKFQAYGLQTFSGELIEAPMLEGCVAWLECRLLPEPHNHQQYDLFLAEVIAAQADERVFSDGRWHFEGQDALRTLHHVAGGHFLKIGDPVDGKALGESD; encoded by the coding sequence ATGACCGTTTCCCATCGCCGTCCGGTGCCGTTGTCCAAGGCTTATCGTCTGCTCAATCACGGGCCGACTGTGCTGGTCAGCGCAGCCCACGATGGCCAGCGCAATATCATGGCCGCTGCCTGGGCGATGCCGCTGGATTTTGAACCGCCGAAAATCGCCGTGGTGCTGGACAAGTCCACCTGGACCCGGCAACTGCTGGAAGCCTCGGGCACGTTCGTGGTGAACGTGCCTTGCGCCGCCCAGGCCGACATCGTCCAGACCGTTGGCTCGACGTCTGGCCTGGAATTAACCCAAGGACAAGGCCAAGACAAGTTCCAGGCCTATGGCTTGCAGACTTTTAGCGGCGAGCTGATCGAGGCGCCGATGCTTGAAGGTTGCGTTGCATGGCTGGAGTGCCGGTTGCTGCCGGAGCCGCACAATCATCAGCAGTACGACCTGTTTCTGGCCGAGGTGATTGCCGCCCAGGCCGATGAACGTGTATTCAGCGATGGCCGCTGGCACTTCGAAGGGCAAGACGCATTGCGCACGCTGCACCATGTCGCTGGTGGGCACTTCCTGAAGATTGGCGACCCGGTGGATGGCAAAGCGCTGGGCGAGTCTGACTAA
- a CDS encoding AraC family transcriptional regulator, with protein MVKHTPPSDWFHRAPNVGGLERIEAFFAGHGYELHRHDTYAIGRTLAGVQSFQYRGSRRHSQPGGTLVLHPDEVHDGEAGSDIGFQYRMMYIEPALIQQILGGQPLPFIKTGLSTDPRLFAATDVLMRSLDDPLDPLEEQDALFDLAHALSAVSGTSSKRQGFDYVAAERARAFMHSALDRPVTLDELAQHSGRDRWSLSRDFRLLFGTSPYRYLTMRRLDLVRSLLIQGQSLVSAALIAGFTDQSHMTRQFSKTYGLSPARWMKMHRR; from the coding sequence ATGGTCAAGCACACGCCACCCAGCGACTGGTTCCATCGCGCGCCTAACGTTGGCGGGCTGGAGCGTATCGAGGCGTTTTTTGCGGGTCACGGCTACGAACTCCACCGCCACGACACCTATGCCATCGGCCGAACCCTGGCCGGCGTGCAGAGTTTTCAATATCGCGGCAGTCGGCGTCACAGTCAGCCGGGCGGCACACTGGTGCTGCACCCGGATGAAGTCCACGATGGCGAGGCCGGCAGCGATATCGGTTTCCAATACCGAATGATGTACATCGAACCGGCGCTGATCCAGCAGATCCTAGGCGGCCAACCGCTGCCGTTTATCAAGACCGGCCTGTCCACCGATCCGCGCCTGTTCGCGGCCACCGATGTGTTGATGCGCAGCCTGGATGACCCACTCGATCCACTGGAGGAACAGGACGCGCTGTTCGATCTGGCGCACGCCTTGAGCGCAGTGTCCGGCACGTCCAGCAAGCGCCAGGGCTTCGACTATGTGGCGGCGGAGCGCGCCCGGGCGTTCATGCACAGTGCACTGGATCGCCCCGTGACCCTGGACGAACTGGCGCAACACAGCGGTCGGGATCGCTGGAGCCTGTCGCGGGATTTCCGTCTGCTGTTCGGCACCAGCCCTTACCGTTACCTGACCATGCGCCGCCTGGACCTGGTCCGCTCATTGCTGATTCAGGGCCAGTCACTGGTCAGCGCCGCCCTGATCGCCGGCTTCACCGACCAGAGCCACATGACCCGGCAGTTCAGCAAAACCTACGGCCTGTCACCGGCCCGCTGGATGAAAATGCACCGGCGCTGA
- a CDS encoding LysE family transporter, with protein MEITHLSYAAPLLSLALLWTVAVVTPGPNFFNTAQLAASCSRKHGVVAALGVATGTVLWGLAGGLGIKSLFSAAPTLYLTFKIAGGCYLIYLGLKQFKRKPAALSGAHDPLNGAGRTLLSAYGRGFVGNMTNPKAALFVATIFATAMPASPPPMLLALAVLTMASLSFSWYCSVALLFASRRVAGVYERSRKWLDRFAGSCYLLFGAHLVANR; from the coding sequence ATGGAAATCACTCACCTGAGTTACGCGGCACCCTTGTTGTCATTGGCGCTGTTGTGGACCGTCGCGGTGGTGACGCCCGGCCCCAACTTCTTCAACACCGCACAACTGGCCGCCAGTTGCTCTCGCAAGCATGGCGTAGTGGCTGCGCTGGGCGTCGCCACGGGCACGGTGCTGTGGGGATTGGCCGGTGGCCTGGGCATCAAGTCGCTGTTCAGCGCGGCACCGACGCTTTATCTGACGTTCAAGATTGCCGGTGGCTGTTACCTGATCTATCTGGGCTTGAAGCAGTTCAAGCGCAAACCGGCAGCGCTGTCAGGCGCTCACGATCCGCTGAATGGGGCAGGGCGTACGCTGCTGTCGGCCTATGGTCGCGGCTTTGTCGGCAACATGACCAACCCCAAGGCTGCGCTGTTCGTCGCGACGATTTTCGCCACTGCCATGCCGGCCTCACCGCCGCCGATGTTGCTGGCGCTGGCGGTGCTGACCATGGCAAGCCTGTCGTTCAGTTGGTATTGCAGCGTCGCGCTGCTGTTTGCCAGCCGCCGGGTCGCGGGCGTTTATGAGCGTTCACGCAAGTGGCTCGACCGTTTTGCCGGCAGTTGCTACTTGCTGTTTGGTGCGCATTTGGTGGCCAATCGCTGA
- the ggt gene encoding gamma-glutamyltransferase, producing the protein MFSAFHLSRYRLSALSLIATALTLTACNAPPSSPSVSTLPVAPEAATGFRTDLQTRYASKHMAAAANPLAAAAGREMLRQGGSAIDAAIAMQAVLTLVEPQSSGIGGGALIVLWDGKNVRTYDGRETAPAGATEKLFLQADGQPMPFTQAQIGGRSVGTPGVLRALELAHQKHGRLPWAKLFEPAIKLAEQGFAISPRLNQLIASDSSMQRSPDMMAYFMNADGSPKAVGTLLKNPALAAVLKRIANEGPDALYKGPIAEEIVAKVQGHKNPGSLSLNDLQGYKAKERAPLCTDYKRWQVCGMPPPSSGGIAVAQILGTLQALETRDPRFALAPLKPLKTTKPAGIEPAPEAVHLISEAERLAYADRAQYVADTDFVPVPVKGLVDPAYLASRAALIGDRSMGTAKPGTPPGIQVAYAPDRSPLRISTSQVVAVDDEGGAVSMTTTVEAAFGSHLMVQGFMLNNQMTDFSFIPEENGQKVANRVEPGKRPRSSMAPTLIFDRQNGEFLATVGSPGGSQIIEYVAKSTIGLLDWNLDPQAAISLPNFGSRNGPTELEQGQFSTALIQALKDKGHAVNEIDMTSGTQAIVRVKDAQGKASLAGGADPRREGEALGD; encoded by the coding sequence GTGTTCTCAGCCTTCCACTTGAGCCGCTATCGCCTGTCAGCCCTGTCGCTGATCGCCACCGCATTAACCCTCACCGCCTGCAACGCTCCGCCCTCCTCGCCTTCGGTCTCGACCTTGCCGGTCGCCCCGGAAGCCGCTACCGGTTTTCGCACCGACCTGCAGACCCGCTACGCCTCGAAACACATGGCGGCCGCGGCCAATCCGCTGGCGGCCGCTGCCGGGCGGGAGATGCTGCGTCAGGGCGGTTCGGCGATTGATGCCGCTATCGCGATGCAAGCAGTGCTGACGCTGGTGGAGCCGCAATCGTCCGGCATCGGTGGCGGCGCGTTGATTGTGTTGTGGGACGGCAAGAACGTGCGCACCTACGATGGGCGCGAAACTGCACCGGCCGGCGCCACCGAAAAGCTTTTCCTGCAGGCCGACGGGCAGCCGATGCCGTTCACCCAGGCGCAGATTGGCGGTCGCTCCGTCGGCACGCCGGGGGTGTTGCGGGCACTGGAACTGGCCCATCAAAAACACGGTCGCCTGCCATGGGCGAAGCTGTTCGAGCCGGCGATCAAACTCGCCGAACAAGGCTTTGCGATCTCACCGCGCCTGAATCAGTTGATCGCTTCGGACTCGTCGATGCAGCGTTCGCCGGACATGATGGCGTATTTCATGAATGCCGATGGCAGCCCGAAAGCCGTCGGCACGCTGCTGAAAAACCCGGCACTGGCGGCCGTGCTTAAACGCATCGCCAACGAAGGTCCCGATGCGTTGTACAAAGGGCCGATTGCCGAAGAAATCGTCGCCAAGGTCCAGGGCCATAAAAACCCCGGCAGCTTGTCGCTGAATGATCTTCAAGGCTACAAGGCCAAAGAGCGCGCGCCGCTGTGCACCGACTACAAACGCTGGCAGGTCTGCGGCATGCCGCCGCCGTCATCGGGCGGAATTGCCGTGGCGCAGATCCTCGGCACCTTGCAAGCCCTCGAAACCCGCGACCCACGCTTTGCCCTGGCGCCGCTCAAACCGCTCAAGACCACAAAACCGGCGGGCATCGAACCGGCACCTGAAGCCGTGCACCTGATCTCCGAAGCCGAACGCCTGGCCTACGCCGACCGCGCGCAATACGTCGCCGACACCGATTTCGTGCCAGTGCCGGTCAAAGGCCTGGTCGACCCGGCTTATCTCGCCAGCCGCGCCGCCCTGATCGGCGACCGCAGCATGGGCACGGCCAAACCCGGCACACCGCCGGGGATTCAAGTGGCCTACGCACCGGACCGTTCGCCGCTGCGCATCTCCACCTCGCAAGTGGTAGCCGTCGATGACGAGGGTGGGGCGGTGTCCATGACCACCACCGTCGAAGCCGCATTCGGCTCGCACCTGATGGTCCAGGGCTTCATGCTCAACAATCAGATGACCGACTTCTCATTCATCCCCGAAGAGAACGGCCAGAAAGTCGCCAACCGCGTCGAACCGGGCAAACGCCCACGCTCGTCCATGGCGCCGACCCTGATCTTCGACCGCCAGAACGGCGAATTCCTCGCCACCGTCGGTTCTCCTGGCGGTTCGCAAATCATCGAATACGTCGCCAAATCCACCATCGGCCTGCTCGACTGGAACCTCGACCCACAAGCCGCCATCAGCCTGCCCAACTTCGGCAGCCGCAACGGCCCGACCGAACTGGAACAAGGGCAGTTCAGCACGGCGCTGATTCAGGCGTTGAAAGACAAGGGGCATGCGGTGAACGAAATCGACATGACCAGCGGAACCCAGGCGATTGTTCGGGTGAAGGATGCGCAGGGGAAAGCGTCGTTGGCGGGCGGGGCGGATCCGCGGCGTGAGGGGGAAGCGCTGGGGGATTGA
- a CDS encoding methyl-accepting chemotaxis protein, whose amino-acid sequence MRDLAKHMQTAGEGIEALNEQSLVIGTIVKTISGIAEQTNLLALNAAIEAARAGEQGRGFAVVADEVRQLASRTSQATDEIVGVVRQNQDMARNAVSLMTDGKLQAEQGLALAAEAGTVIVEIQDGAQKVVNAVGQFANQLST is encoded by the coding sequence ATGCGCGACCTGGCCAAGCACATGCAAACCGCCGGTGAAGGCATCGAAGCCTTGAACGAGCAGTCGCTGGTGATCGGCACCATCGTCAAGACCATCAGCGGCATTGCCGAGCAGACCAACCTGTTGGCGCTCAACGCGGCCATCGAAGCGGCGCGTGCCGGTGAACAGGGCCGGGGTTTTGCTGTGGTGGCGGACGAAGTCCGGCAATTGGCGTCGCGCACCAGCCAGGCCACGGACGAAATTGTCGGTGTCGTGCGGCAGAACCAGGACATGGCGCGCAACGCCGTAAGCCTCATGACCGACGGCAAACTTCAGGCCGAACAGGGCCTGGCGCTGGCAGCAGAAGCGGGCACGGTGATTGTCGAGATTCAGGACGGCGCGCAGAAAGTGGTGAACGCGGTTGGGCAGTTTGCCAATCAGCTGTCGACTTGA